The Cupriavidus nantongensis genome has a segment encoding these proteins:
- a CDS encoding SDR family NAD(P)-dependent oxidoreductase, giving the protein MSLPVATLVTGGSSGIGRAICEMLLADGVTQVVNVDYAEPAWSHPNLSFFQADLTDAEATRAVAAQVTSRFAVTRLVNNAGATRPGTADTATVADLDYVTGLHLQATLLLTQACLPAMRAAGFGRIVNMASRAALGKAERVVYSATKAGLIGMTRTLAMELGGDGVTVNAVAPGPIATELFRKSNPEGAEQTKRILASITVKRMGTPEDVARAALFFLSPDNGFVTGQVLYVCGGTTLGVAPV; this is encoded by the coding sequence ATGTCCCTCCCCGTAGCCACCCTCGTCACCGGCGGCAGTTCCGGCATCGGCCGCGCCATCTGTGAAATGCTGCTGGCCGATGGCGTGACCCAGGTGGTCAATGTCGACTATGCCGAGCCGGCGTGGTCGCACCCCAACCTGAGCTTCTTCCAGGCCGACCTGACCGATGCCGAGGCCACCCGCGCCGTGGCCGCGCAGGTGACGTCGCGCTTCGCCGTCACGCGCCTGGTCAACAACGCCGGCGCCACGCGCCCCGGCACCGCCGACACCGCCACCGTCGCCGACCTGGACTACGTGACCGGGCTGCACCTGCAGGCCACCCTGCTGCTGACGCAGGCGTGCCTGCCGGCGATGCGCGCTGCGGGCTTCGGCCGCATCGTCAACATGGCGTCGCGCGCGGCGCTGGGCAAGGCCGAGCGCGTGGTGTACTCCGCCACCAAGGCCGGCCTGATCGGGATGACCCGCACGCTGGCGATGGAACTGGGCGGCGATGGCGTGACCGTCAACGCCGTGGCGCCGGGGCCGATCGCCACCGAGCTGTTCCGCAAGAGCAATCCGGAAGGCGCCGAACAGACCAAACGCATCCTCGCCAGCATCACGGTCAAGCGCATGGGCACGCCCGAGGACGTGGCACGTGCCGCGCTGTTCTTCCTGTCGCCCGACAACGGCTTCGTCACCGGCCAGGTGCTGTACGTTTGCGGCGGCACCACGCTGGGCGTTGCGCCGGTGTAA
- a CDS encoding exonuclease SbcCD subunit D: MRFLHTADWHLGRLFHARSLLEDQAHLLDQFVELVRAERPDAVLIAGDVYDRAVPPPEAVALLDDVLGRIVVDAGVPVVMIAGNHDSAQRLEFGARLMRAQGLHVAGRTLPEASCVSLHDAHGEVRVYALPYAEPAVVRDAIGTDMPSHEAALRAQLDAIRAVHPPGVRAVVVGHAFVVGGAASESERPLSVGGSGAVAAELFAGFDLVALGHLHRPQTLGGGRIHYAGSLLTYSLSECAHQKSVSRIELDADGAVAITPLTLQPLRDVRVLEGELAQLLAAGAEDPQRDDYIHARLTDTGALLDPMARLRQVYPNALAIERTVLARSGMASEAGRRLRQLGTGELFASFFREVADAELDPDQRAALDQVLAGIAAAERESA, translated from the coding sequence TTGCGTTTCCTTCACACCGCCGACTGGCATCTCGGCCGCCTCTTCCATGCGCGCAGCCTGCTGGAAGACCAGGCCCACCTTCTCGACCAGTTTGTCGAACTGGTCCGCGCCGAGCGCCCGGATGCGGTGCTGATCGCCGGCGACGTCTATGACCGCGCCGTGCCGCCGCCCGAGGCGGTGGCCTTGCTCGACGACGTGCTCGGCCGCATCGTGGTCGATGCCGGCGTGCCGGTGGTGATGATCGCGGGCAACCACGACAGCGCGCAGCGGCTGGAATTCGGCGCGCGCCTGATGCGCGCGCAGGGCCTGCACGTGGCTGGTCGCACATTGCCCGAGGCCAGTTGCGTGAGCCTGCACGATGCGCACGGTGAAGTCCGCGTCTATGCGCTGCCGTATGCCGAACCCGCCGTGGTGCGCGATGCGATCGGTACGGACATGCCGTCGCACGAAGCCGCGTTGCGCGCTCAGCTCGATGCCATCCGCGCGGTCCATCCGCCGGGCGTGCGCGCGGTGGTGGTGGGCCATGCCTTCGTGGTGGGCGGCGCGGCCAGCGAATCGGAGCGGCCGCTGTCGGTGGGCGGCAGTGGCGCCGTGGCCGCGGAGCTGTTCGCCGGCTTCGACCTGGTCGCGCTGGGCCACCTGCACCGGCCGCAGACGCTGGGCGGCGGACGCATCCACTATGCGGGCTCGCTGCTGACATACTCGCTGTCGGAATGCGCGCACCAGAAGTCGGTATCGCGCATCGAGCTGGACGCGGACGGCGCCGTCGCCATCACGCCGCTGACGCTGCAACCGCTGCGCGACGTACGCGTGCTCGAGGGCGAGCTGGCACAGTTGCTGGCCGCCGGTGCCGAGGATCCGCAGCGCGACGACTATATCCACGCGCGCCTGACCGATACCGGCGCGCTGCTGGACCCGATGGCGCGGCTGCGCCAGGTCTATCCCAACGCGCTTGCGATCGAACGCACCGTGCTGGCGCGCAGCGGCATGGCATCGGAGGCGGGGCGCAGGCTGCGGCAGCTGGGCACCGGCGAGCTGTTCGCCAGTTTCTTCCGCGAAGTCGCCGATGCCGAGCTGGACCCGGACCAGCGTGCCGCGCTCGACCAGGTGCTGGCCGGCATTGCCGCGGCGGAACGGGAGTCGGCATGA
- a CDS encoding CoA transferase subunit B, with amino-acid sequence MQRLTRDQMAARVAKDIPDGAVVNLGIGLPTLVGNHLPADKEILLHSENGLLGMGPAPAPGEEDGDLINAGKQPVTIKPGGSYFHHADSFAMMRGGHLDFCVLGAFQVSQQGDLANWHTGAPGAIPAVGGAMDLAIGAKQVFVMMEHLTKQGESKIVPKCTYPLTGIGCVTRIYTDLATLDVTADGLVARDLVEGLSFDELQRLTGVPLKQA; translated from the coding sequence ATGCAACGCCTGACCCGCGATCAGATGGCCGCCCGCGTGGCCAAAGACATTCCCGACGGTGCCGTGGTCAACCTCGGCATCGGCCTGCCCACCCTGGTCGGCAACCACCTGCCGGCCGACAAGGAAATCCTGCTGCACAGCGAGAACGGCCTGCTCGGCATGGGCCCCGCGCCCGCGCCGGGTGAAGAAGACGGCGACCTGATCAACGCCGGCAAGCAGCCGGTGACGATCAAGCCGGGCGGCTCGTACTTCCACCATGCCGATTCGTTCGCGATGATGCGTGGCGGCCATCTCGACTTCTGCGTGCTGGGCGCGTTCCAGGTGTCGCAGCAGGGCGACCTGGCCAACTGGCACACCGGCGCACCGGGCGCCATTCCCGCCGTGGGTGGCGCGATGGACCTGGCGATCGGCGCCAAGCAGGTGTTCGTGATGATGGAGCACCTGACCAAGCAGGGCGAAAGCAAGATCGTGCCGAAGTGCACCTATCCGCTGACCGGCATCGGCTGCGTGACGCGCATCTACACTGACCTGGCCACGCTCGACGTCACCGCCGACGGCCTGGTCGCGCGCGACCTGGTCGAGGGCCTGAGCTTTGACGAACTGCAGCGCCTGACCGGCGTGCCCCTGAAGCAGGCCTGA
- a CDS encoding TadG family pilus assembly protein — translation MSLRQPPVPRTRRSARGAVSVMAAVLIATVAIAALVSIDVGHVFMRQRQLQNTVDLAAMSAAQQLKRADSPANLNAAVLGTVSNIGAKNGYPSGIALGCAQAAGGGADAMTACVGVWDPATAGPRHFNAVYNAATVSPNAVRVQATQTVPILFVFKGGSGRQLFAESIASGSPPVAAFSLGTGLLDVSTANSMLSVLLGNAVNLSLADWQGLVNATVTLDQLRLEADVGTVEQLLNASLNLRDFYALVLGAAGRDTLLNTMLGSPPTTLGASGAAATVSLARLLDLGLMAPAASSAVEVGLNVAQLLLAGAQVARGDTAVALPLNIPKLPFGLGGISANLRVIEPPVTAAGPARQLSSKPDTWQTSATSAQVRLTLALQIKADILKPVIDANLNVPLFLDVANATADLTRLQCAANPADRRATMQVKSGLATACLTEGCTGGDVVLGKAEVIGIGLADVVATDVPRYGNTAGQEITLAPGEHAQVGMADPFGGLFSQALSLKVRTKLLGVLSLPLDLGPVLAPLGATLDGLVPPLLNSLGIQLGNSDLWLHSIDCNNAELVY, via the coding sequence AGCCTGCGCCAGCCGCCGGTGCCCCGCACCCGTCGCTCCGCACGCGGCGCCGTCAGCGTGATGGCGGCGGTGCTGATCGCCACCGTCGCGATCGCCGCGCTGGTGTCGATCGACGTCGGCCATGTGTTCATGCGTCAGCGGCAGCTGCAGAACACGGTGGACCTGGCGGCGATGTCGGCGGCGCAGCAGCTCAAGCGGGCGGATAGTCCAGCCAACCTCAATGCCGCGGTGCTGGGAACGGTCAGCAATATCGGCGCGAAGAACGGCTATCCGTCGGGCATTGCCTTGGGCTGTGCGCAGGCTGCCGGGGGTGGCGCGGATGCGATGACGGCCTGCGTCGGCGTGTGGGATCCGGCGACCGCCGGACCCAGGCATTTCAATGCCGTGTACAACGCGGCCACGGTTTCGCCCAATGCCGTGCGCGTGCAGGCCACGCAGACCGTGCCGATCCTGTTCGTATTCAAGGGCGGCAGCGGCAGGCAGTTGTTTGCGGAGTCGATTGCCAGCGGCAGCCCGCCGGTGGCCGCGTTTTCGCTGGGCACCGGTTTGCTGGACGTCTCGACCGCCAACAGCATGCTGAGCGTGCTGCTGGGCAATGCGGTGAACCTGTCGTTGGCGGACTGGCAAGGGCTGGTCAATGCCACGGTGACGCTGGACCAGCTGCGGCTCGAGGCGGACGTCGGCACCGTGGAACAACTGCTGAATGCGTCGCTGAACCTGCGCGATTTCTATGCGCTGGTGCTCGGCGCGGCCGGGCGCGACACGCTGCTCAACACCATGCTGGGCAGCCCGCCCACCACACTGGGCGCGAGCGGGGCGGCCGCGACGGTGTCGCTGGCAAGGCTGCTCGACCTCGGCCTGATGGCGCCCGCGGCATCGTCGGCGGTCGAAGTGGGCCTGAATGTCGCGCAGTTGCTGCTCGCGGGCGCGCAGGTCGCGCGCGGCGACACCGCGGTCGCGTTGCCGCTGAACATACCGAAGCTACCGTTTGGCCTGGGCGGCATTAGCGCCAACCTGCGCGTGATCGAGCCGCCGGTCACGGCAGCTGGTCCGGCACGGCAGCTTTCCAGCAAGCCCGATACCTGGCAGACCAGCGCCACCTCCGCGCAAGTCAGGCTGACGCTGGCGCTCCAGATCAAGGCCGACATCCTGAAGCCGGTTATCGACGCCAATCTGAACGTGCCGCTGTTTCTTGATGTGGCCAACGCCACGGCCGACCTTACCCGGCTGCAATGCGCGGCCAATCCCGCGGACCGCCGGGCCACGATGCAGGTGAAGAGCGGCCTGGCCACGGCGTGTCTGACCGAGGGCTGCACGGGCGGCGACGTGGTGCTCGGGAAGGCTGAGGTAATCGGGATCGGCCTCGCTGACGTGGTCGCCACCGACGTACCGCGCTACGGCAATACGGCTGGCCAGGAAATTACCCTCGCCCCCGGCGAGCATGCGCAGGTGGGTATGGCGGATCCGTTCGGCGGATTGTTTTCGCAGGCGCTGTCGCTGAAGGTACGGACGAAATTGCTGGGGGTTCTCAGCTTGCCCCTGGATCTGGGCCCGGTGCTGGCGCCGTTGGGGGCTACGCTCGATGGGCTGGTTCCGCCGCTGCTCAACAGCCTGGGCATCCAGCTGGGCAACAGCGACCTCTGGCTCCACAGCATCGATTGCAACAACGCTGAACTGGTGTACTGA
- a CDS encoding sigma 54-interacting transcriptional regulator: protein MKTDRWAYENLEVYVWEGKYEIADRVTRFLAPLGVDVIRAGALEALPAEPRLKPCIAVISVSVIGAARFSLDWEAAHGMPVIWVAGPGRETDPGRFPPEYAHILADDFTGADLRSQIGKLLPQLLATEATGEREADLVAGSPAMRQLLQHVETFADFGSNVMLYGETGAGKERIARLFHERNSTYGKGPFVAVNCGAIPDGLFESQFFGHAKGAFTGASFAHRGYFEQANGGTLFLDEIGDLPLFQQVKLLRVLEENVITRLGSTLAVKLDFRLVAATNKDLRDAVRQGRFRADLFFRLAVIEMRIPSLEERGPADKVALLQSFLRHMLGASGYDALPPMPDWLKGAVGTAYFTGNVRELRNLAERVGITVQQTGHWDEERIRPLFRALHPGAFDGGERTDLRGDMEERRRILAALDANGWRRQDTAASLGISRKVLWEKMRKYQIADSEAEPV, encoded by the coding sequence ATGAAGACAGACCGCTGGGCCTACGAAAACCTTGAAGTCTACGTGTGGGAAGGCAAGTACGAGATTGCCGACCGCGTCACGCGTTTCCTGGCGCCGCTGGGCGTGGACGTGATCCGCGCCGGCGCGCTCGAGGCCTTGCCGGCCGAGCCGCGCCTGAAGCCGTGCATCGCGGTGATCAGCGTGTCGGTGATCGGCGCCGCGCGTTTCTCGCTCGACTGGGAGGCCGCGCATGGCATGCCGGTGATCTGGGTGGCGGGGCCGGGGCGCGAGACCGATCCTGGGCGCTTTCCGCCCGAGTACGCGCATATCCTGGCCGACGACTTTACCGGCGCCGACCTGCGCAGCCAGATCGGCAAGCTGCTGCCGCAGCTGCTTGCGACCGAGGCAACCGGCGAGCGCGAGGCCGACCTGGTGGCCGGCTCGCCGGCGATGCGCCAGCTGCTGCAGCATGTGGAAACTTTTGCCGACTTCGGCAGCAATGTGATGCTGTACGGCGAAACCGGCGCGGGCAAGGAGCGCATCGCGCGCCTGTTCCATGAGCGCAACAGCACCTACGGCAAGGGCCCGTTCGTCGCGGTCAACTGCGGCGCGATTCCCGACGGGCTGTTCGAGTCGCAGTTCTTCGGCCATGCCAAGGGCGCGTTTACCGGGGCATCGTTCGCGCATCGCGGCTACTTCGAGCAGGCCAACGGCGGCACGCTGTTTCTCGACGAGATCGGCGACCTGCCGCTGTTCCAGCAGGTCAAGCTGCTGCGCGTGCTGGAAGAGAACGTGATCACCCGGCTGGGCTCGACGCTGGCGGTCAAGCTGGATTTCCGGCTGGTCGCGGCGACCAACAAGGACCTGCGCGATGCGGTGCGGCAGGGCCGCTTTCGCGCCGACCTGTTCTTCCGCCTGGCGGTGATCGAGATGCGCATCCCCAGCCTGGAAGAGCGTGGCCCGGCCGACAAGGTGGCGCTGCTGCAGTCGTTCCTGCGCCATATGCTGGGCGCCTCCGGCTATGACGCCTTGCCGCCGATGCCGGACTGGCTCAAGGGCGCGGTCGGCACCGCCTACTTCACCGGCAACGTGCGCGAGCTGCGCAACCTGGCCGAGCGCGTCGGCATCACCGTGCAACAGACCGGGCATTGGGACGAGGAGCGTATCCGGCCGCTGTTCCGCGCGCTGCATCCCGGTGCCTTCGATGGCGGCGAGCGCACCGACCTGCGCGGGGACATGGAAGAACGCCGCCGCATCCTGGCCGCGCTCGACGCCAACGGCTGGCGGCGGCAGGACACGGCGGCCAGCCTGGGCATCAGCCGCAAGGTGCTGTGGGAAAAAATGCGCAAGTACCAGATCGCCGACAGCGAGGCCGAGCCGGTCTGA
- a CDS encoding 3-oxoacid CoA-transferase subunit A gives MINKLYDSVEAAVAGIHDGATILTGGFGLAGMPAELIDALIAQGARDLTIVNNNAGNGDTGLAALLKTKRVRKIICSFPRQADSYVFDSLYHAGEIELELVPQGNLAERIRAAGAGIGGFFTRTAYGTPLAEGKETRIIDGQGYVFETPIHADFALIKADTADRWGNLTYRKTARNFGPIMAMAAKCAIVQVSRVVELGEMDPEHIVTPGLFVKRVVKVA, from the coding sequence GTGATCAACAAGCTATACGACTCGGTGGAAGCGGCGGTGGCCGGCATCCACGACGGCGCCACCATCCTGACCGGCGGCTTTGGCCTGGCAGGCATGCCCGCGGAACTGATCGACGCGCTGATCGCGCAGGGCGCGCGCGACCTTACCATCGTCAACAACAACGCCGGCAACGGCGACACCGGTCTGGCCGCGCTGCTGAAGACCAAGCGCGTGCGCAAGATCATCTGCTCGTTCCCGCGCCAGGCGGATTCCTACGTGTTCGATTCGCTCTACCACGCCGGCGAGATCGAGCTGGAGCTGGTGCCGCAGGGCAACCTGGCCGAGCGTATCCGCGCCGCCGGCGCCGGCATCGGCGGCTTCTTCACCCGCACCGCCTACGGCACGCCGCTGGCCGAGGGCAAGGAAACCCGCATCATCGACGGCCAGGGCTATGTGTTCGAAACCCCGATCCACGCCGACTTTGCGCTGATCAAGGCCGACACCGCCGACCGCTGGGGCAACCTGACCTACCGCAAGACCGCCCGCAACTTCGGCCCGATCATGGCGATGGCCGCCAAATGCGCGATCGTGCAGGTCAGCCGCGTGGTCGAGCTGGGCGAGATGGATCCCGAGCATATCGTCACGCCGGGCCTGTTCGTCAAGCGTGTCGTCAAGGTCGCCTGA
- the pcaF gene encoding 3-oxoadipyl-CoA thiolase → MTEAFICDAIRTPIGRYGGSLSAVRADDLGAVPLKALMARNANVDWKAIDDVIYGNANQAGEDNRNVARMSSLLAGLPQDVPGATINRLCGSGMDATGTAARAIKAGEAHLMIAGGVESMSRAPFVMGKATSAFSRDAQIFDTTIGWRFINPAMRAAYGVDSMPETAENVATDYKISREDQDLMALRSQEKASRAQADGTLAQEITAVTIPQKKGDAIVVERDEHPRATSMEALAKLRGVVRADGTVTAGNASGVNDGACALLLASEAGIKQHGLTPRARIVGMATAGVAPRVMGIGPAPATQKLLKQLGMTLDQIDVIELNEAFAAQGLAVLRELGVADDDQRVNPNGGAIALGHPLGMSGARLVTTAMYQLHRTGGRFALCTMCIGVGQGIAMVIERV, encoded by the coding sequence ATGACCGAAGCCTTTATCTGCGACGCCATCCGCACCCCCATCGGCCGCTACGGCGGCAGCCTGTCCGCGGTGCGCGCGGACGACCTCGGCGCGGTGCCGCTGAAGGCGCTGATGGCCCGCAACGCCAACGTCGACTGGAAGGCCATCGACGACGTGATCTACGGCAACGCCAACCAGGCCGGCGAGGACAACCGCAACGTGGCGCGCATGTCGTCGCTGCTGGCGGGCCTGCCGCAGGACGTGCCGGGCGCCACCATCAACCGCCTGTGCGGCTCGGGCATGGACGCCACGGGCACCGCCGCGCGCGCGATCAAGGCCGGCGAGGCCCACCTGATGATCGCCGGCGGCGTGGAAAGCATGAGCCGCGCCCCGTTCGTGATGGGCAAGGCCACCAGCGCGTTCTCGCGCGATGCGCAGATCTTCGACACCACCATCGGCTGGCGCTTTATCAACCCGGCCATGCGCGCCGCCTACGGCGTGGACTCGATGCCCGAGACCGCCGAGAACGTCGCCACCGACTACAAGATCAGCCGCGAAGACCAGGACCTGATGGCGCTGCGCAGCCAGGAAAAGGCCTCGCGCGCACAGGCCGACGGCACGCTGGCACAGGAAATCACCGCGGTCACGATCCCGCAGAAGAAGGGCGATGCCATCGTGGTCGAGCGCGACGAACACCCGCGCGCCACCAGCATGGAAGCACTGGCCAAGCTGCGCGGCGTGGTCCGTGCTGACGGCACCGTCACCGCCGGCAACGCCTCGGGCGTGAACGACGGCGCCTGCGCGCTGCTGCTGGCAAGCGAAGCCGGCATCAAGCAGCACGGCCTGACCCCGCGCGCGCGCATCGTCGGCATGGCCACCGCCGGCGTGGCGCCGCGCGTGATGGGCATCGGCCCGGCACCGGCAACGCAGAAGCTGCTCAAGCAACTGGGCATGACGCTGGACCAGATCGACGTGATCGAGCTGAACGAAGCCTTCGCCGCGCAAGGCCTGGCGGTGCTGCGCGAACTCGGCGTGGCCGACGACGACCAGCGCGTCAACCCGAATGGCGGCGCGATCGCGCTGGGCCACCCGCTCGGCATGAGCGGCGCGCGCCTGGTCACCACCGCGATGTACCAGCTGCACCGCACCGGTGGCCGCTTCGCGCTGTGCACGATGTGCATCGGCGTGGGGCAGGGCATTGCGATGGTGATCGAGCGCGTTTAA
- a CDS encoding AAA family ATPase, translating to MRPLHLTLQAFGPFAATEEIDFTRLGEQAFVLIHGPTGAGKTTLLDAICFALYGDTSGGERSAQAMRSANAAAGLRTEVTLTFSLGAQRWRVVRSPVQERPKQRGEGWVTEPARAQLDLHDGNGWVSKASQPGKVSDAVRVLLGFDSAQFRQVIVLPQGRFRELLTASSQARQAILERLFRTELYRRVEELLKTEAAGIRRDAERITIQRDEALRQAGVESAQALADGIAAMQAELQALQGQEQGARAAQAAAQAALAAGDQVAARLLERQQAQAAHAALLARQPAIDDQRGRLQAAQRAARVMPAVQAAQAAQRDHAAGAAALGQATEHAARAGQRATQAAAALQAQVQQADVRQAAQRRVTQLEAMLPRAQRLGALQRALQEAEARQSTAATARERALAQVETCRAAAVTAESALGQAQLAAAQAQATALQLAALQDRARQFERYRQAARALDAANTQAAGHAQAEQRALHQRDRCRTALAEAEAAWRAGQAARLAQTLASGDACPVCGSTAHPEPARHVAQPLSDLALEAARQALLEAEADAVRCAGQHQAAQLAIAQARERLEELAAALGDASEAAAAGVAADIEAQQAALAQQRQASASLAQREAAIAASRTARDSAEAAHRAAVAAADAAAQALAHCRGEWQAESAQVPEDSRDPVALGEALRQAQAALVELEQALAAAQVAERQAAAEDAGAQAVVVSARQSHARITERLGDAEAALAQALAQHGFADARAHADARLDDGAMQALDATLRTFDSQLAAAADRRERAEAAAQALEAPDLDALRAALAASAAMVEALVRQQAERGRSRDALLQCQQRLQQLDQAGRDIEARFAVLGRLSEVANGNNPRRMTFQRFVLATLLDEVLEAASIRLLAMSRGRYVLQRVREQADQRSAGGLDIEVFDHDTGAARPANTLSGGEGFLASLSLALGLADVVQSRAGGMQLDTLFVDEGFGTLDPESLDFALRTLLDLQQAGRLVGIISHVTELRERIDVRLEVRPGTGGSRVLLTGVPVAA from the coding sequence ATGAGACCGCTGCATCTGACGCTGCAGGCGTTCGGCCCCTTTGCCGCGACCGAGGAGATCGATTTCACGCGGCTGGGCGAGCAGGCCTTCGTGCTGATCCATGGCCCCACCGGCGCGGGCAAGACCACGCTGCTCGATGCCATCTGCTTCGCGCTGTACGGCGACACCTCCGGCGGCGAGCGCAGCGCGCAGGCGATGCGCAGCGCCAATGCGGCCGCGGGCTTGCGCACCGAGGTCACGCTGACCTTCAGCCTGGGCGCGCAGCGCTGGCGCGTGGTGCGCTCTCCGGTGCAAGAGCGCCCGAAGCAGCGCGGCGAGGGTTGGGTCACCGAGCCGGCCCGGGCGCAGCTGGACCTGCACGACGGCAACGGCTGGGTCAGCAAGGCCAGCCAGCCGGGCAAGGTCAGCGATGCCGTGCGCGTGCTGCTGGGTTTCGACAGCGCGCAGTTCCGCCAGGTCATCGTGCTGCCGCAGGGGCGCTTTCGCGAACTGCTGACCGCCAGCTCGCAGGCGCGGCAGGCGATCCTGGAACGGCTGTTCCGCACCGAGCTGTACCGGCGCGTGGAAGAGCTGCTGAAGACCGAGGCCGCCGGCATCCGGCGCGACGCCGAGCGCATCACGATCCAGCGCGACGAAGCGTTGCGGCAGGCCGGCGTCGAATCGGCACAAGCGCTGGCGGACGGCATCGCGGCCATGCAGGCCGAGTTGCAGGCGCTGCAAGGCCAGGAACAAGGCGCACGCGCCGCGCAAGCCGCCGCGCAGGCCGCGCTTGCGGCCGGCGATCAGGTGGCGGCGCGCTTGCTGGAGCGCCAGCAGGCGCAGGCCGCCCATGCCGCGCTGCTGGCGCGGCAGCCCGCCATCGATGACCAGCGCGGCCGCCTTCAGGCGGCGCAGCGCGCCGCGCGCGTGATGCCGGCGGTGCAGGCCGCGCAGGCGGCACAGCGCGATCACGCCGCCGGCGCCGCGGCATTGGGGCAGGCGACCGAACACGCCGCGCGCGCTGGCCAACGGGCCACGCAGGCCGCCGCGGCCTTGCAGGCGCAGGTGCAGCAGGCGGACGTACGTCAAGCCGCGCAGCGCCGCGTGACGCAACTGGAAGCGATGCTGCCGCGCGCGCAGCGGCTGGGGGCGTTGCAGCGTGCCTTGCAAGAGGCCGAAGCCAGGCAGTCCACTGCCGCCACCGCACGCGAGCGCGCCTTGGCGCAGGTCGAGACATGCCGCGCCGCCGCCGTGACCGCGGAATCGGCACTGGGACAGGCACAGCTTGCCGCAGCGCAGGCACAGGCCACTGCCTTGCAGCTGGCCGCGCTGCAGGACCGCGCGCGGCAATTCGAAAGATACCGGCAGGCGGCGCGCGCGCTGGATGCCGCGAACACGCAGGCCGCGGGCCACGCGCAAGCCGAACAGCGGGCGCTGCATCAGCGCGACCGCTGCCGCACCGCGCTGGCCGAAGCCGAAGCCGCATGGCGCGCCGGGCAGGCCGCGCGCCTGGCGCAGACGCTGGCGTCAGGCGATGCCTGCCCGGTCTGCGGCAGCACCGCGCATCCCGAGCCGGCCCGGCACGTAGCGCAGCCGCTGTCGGACCTGGCGCTGGAGGCCGCGCGCCAGGCGCTGCTGGAAGCGGAGGCCGATGCCGTGCGCTGTGCCGGCCAGCACCAAGCCGCGCAGCTGGCGATCGCACAGGCGCGCGAGCGGCTGGAAGAACTGGCCGCGGCACTGGGCGATGCGAGCGAGGCAGCGGCCGCCGGCGTCGCCGCTGACATCGAAGCGCAGCAAGCGGCGCTGGCGCAGCAGCGGCAGGCATCGGCAAGCCTGGCGCAGCGCGAAGCCGCGATCGCAGCCTCGCGCACGGCGCGCGACAGCGCCGAAGCCGCGCACCGCGCTGCCGTCGCCGCCGCCGATGCCGCCGCGCAGGCACTGGCGCATTGCCGCGGCGAATGGCAGGCCGAGAGCGCGCAGGTCCCCGAGGACTCGCGCGATCCGGTGGCGCTGGGCGAGGCACTGCGCCAGGCGCAGGCTGCGTTGGTCGAACTGGAGCAGGCGCTGGCCGCGGCGCAGGTGGCAGAGCGCCAGGCCGCAGCGGAAGATGCCGGTGCGCAGGCGGTGGTGGTGTCGGCACGGCAGTCTCACGCGCGGATCACTGAACGCTTAGGCGACGCCGAAGCGGCATTGGCTCAGGCCCTCGCGCAGCACGGCTTTGCCGATGCCCGAGCGCACGCCGACGCTCGTCTGGACGATGGCGCGATGCAAGCGCTCGACGCCACGCTGCGTACGTTCGATAGCCAACTGGCCGCTGCCGCCGACCGCCGCGAACGCGCGGAAGCCGCCGCGCAAGCGCTCGAAGCGCCCGACCTGGACGCGCTGCGCGCGGCGCTGGCGGCTTCGGCGGCGATGGTGGAAGCGCTGGTGCGGCAGCAGGCCGAACGCGGCCGTTCCCGCGATGCGCTGCTGCAATGCCAGCAGCGGCTGCAGCAGCTGGACCAGGCAGGCCGCGACATCGAAGCGCGCTTTGCCGTGCTGGGCCGGCTGTCTGAAGTGGCCAATGGCAACAACCCGCGCCGCATGACGTTCCAGCGCTTCGTGCTAGCCACGCTGCTCGACGAGGTGCTGGAAGCCGCGTCCATACGCCTGCTGGCGATGAGCCGCGGCCGCTATGTGCTGCAGCGCGTGCGCGAGCAGGCCGACCAGCGCAGCGCCGGCGGGCTCGATATCGAAGTGTTCGACCACGACACTGGCGCGGCGCGCCCGGCCAATACGCTGTCGGGCGGTGAAGGTTTCCTGGCGTCGTTGTCGCTGGCGCTGGGCCTGGCCGATGTGGTGCAGTCGCGCGCGGGCGGGATGCAGCTCGACACGCTGTTCGTCGACGAAGGCTTCGGTACGCTCGATCCTGAAAGCCTGGACTTCGCGCTGCGCACGTTGCTGGACCTGCAGCAGGCCGGACGACTGGTCGGGATCATCTCGCACGTGACTGAGCTGCGCGAGCGCATCGACGTGCGGCTCGAAGTACGTCCTGGTACGGGTGGCAGCCGCGTGCTGCTGACCGGTGTGCCGGTGGCAGCCTAG